A genomic segment from Microcella flavibacter encodes:
- a CDS encoding DUF3375 domain-containing protein — translation MSVLASALTVRRLIDEHAALRMLRADTLAIMAATLGAHLGSPGARLPSVELHELLDGDLEQLRGHFPISAKNGKAYCDDWRASGILIRRPAGASRGETYELSAAAFDALRIIDQMDAPRTTVTESRLVGLATTLRQLAVDTDPDAARRLAVLEAERDRLDTEIQRLRGGGELTTLDARGARERVIEILMLAQDLPADFARVRARFEEINHDLRSSILATDDAQSTVLDDVFRGVDLIEQSAEGSTFAAFSALLRDPERYAAFDADIAAVLDRDFARSLSVETRRALRSLVREMKTGSRDVHGILTEFARGLRRYVHSQEFQRDRMLRTLLQEALAAAVPARREVKPYADVDLELEISAMRLFSVGEIIPHDPAEFDSGDALEDADHSTIDFAELARIARESEIDFSELVLSVNSTVEAVGPTSIAEVLARHPATQGLASIVGLLSLAAAQGTVDERQSEVLTWHGPRGSVSRAEVPLHLFTGKVEG, via the coding sequence GTGTCCGTACTCGCCTCCGCGCTCACCGTCCGTCGACTTATCGACGAGCACGCCGCTCTCCGCATGTTGCGCGCAGACACCCTCGCGATCATGGCGGCGACCCTCGGTGCGCACCTCGGCTCTCCCGGTGCTCGCCTGCCCTCCGTCGAGTTGCACGAACTCCTTGATGGCGATCTCGAGCAGCTGCGCGGCCATTTCCCGATATCAGCCAAGAACGGGAAGGCGTACTGCGACGATTGGCGCGCGTCGGGCATTCTCATTCGGCGGCCGGCCGGCGCATCCCGGGGCGAGACGTACGAGCTGTCCGCGGCGGCCTTCGATGCGCTCCGCATCATCGACCAGATGGATGCACCACGCACGACTGTGACCGAATCGCGCCTCGTCGGCCTTGCGACGACGCTGCGGCAGCTCGCGGTCGACACCGATCCAGATGCTGCCCGCCGCCTCGCCGTGCTCGAAGCTGAGCGTGACCGGCTCGACACCGAGATCCAGCGGCTTCGCGGGGGCGGTGAGTTGACGACGCTTGACGCGCGGGGCGCGCGCGAGCGCGTGATCGAGATCCTCATGCTCGCTCAGGATCTCCCCGCCGACTTCGCCCGCGTCCGCGCCCGGTTCGAGGAGATCAATCACGACCTCCGCAGCAGCATCCTCGCAACGGACGACGCCCAGAGCACTGTCCTCGACGATGTATTCCGAGGGGTCGACCTCATCGAGCAGTCCGCCGAGGGGAGCACCTTCGCCGCGTTCTCCGCACTGCTGCGCGATCCGGAGCGCTATGCGGCGTTCGATGCCGACATCGCAGCAGTGCTTGACCGCGACTTCGCGCGATCCTTGAGCGTGGAGACACGTCGGGCGCTGCGATCGCTCGTTCGTGAGATGAAGACCGGAAGCCGTGACGTGCACGGCATCCTCACGGAGTTCGCCCGTGGGCTCCGACGCTACGTTCACTCGCAGGAGTTCCAACGCGACCGGATGCTGCGCACCCTGCTGCAAGAGGCGCTGGCGGCGGCCGTCCCCGCGCGACGGGAGGTGAAGCCTTACGCCGACGTAGATCTCGAGCTCGAGATCTCGGCCATGCGCCTGTTCAGTGTCGGGGAGATCATCCCGCACGACCCAGCCGAATTCGACTCGGGAGACGCGTTGGAGGACGCCGACCACAGCACGATCGACTTCGCCGAGCTGGCCCGTATTGCGCGCGAGAGCGAAATCGACTTCTCGGAACTGGTGCTAAGCGTGAACTCCACGGTTGAGGCGGTCGGTCCGACGAGCATCGCGGAGGTTCTGGCTCGCCACCCCGCGACCCAGGGGCTTGCGAGCATCGTGGGGCTGTTGTCGCTAGCGGCGGCACAGGGGACGGTGGACGAAAGGCAGAGCGAGGTGCTCACTTGGCACGGCCCGCGAGGCAGCGTCTCCCGCGCTGAGGTGCCGCTGCATCTATTCACGGGAAAGGTCGAGGGATGA
- a CDS encoding DUF4194 domain-containing protein, which yields MNDDEMTTGRDPLWPGDSGTLHEQSRRALLELLKGPYLSGGQQPQLWVALRADETAIRSRLHDLFLDLVVDDVDEFAFARKVRGSDRDLPSALRTERLTFIDTAMLLVLRQLLLASGGERRVIVGQDEVYERLAVYRDGDDEATFTRNLNGAWGRMMNRFRVLHGAGEGRVEVSPMVKFMIDDEQVRALTAVYRRIAGEEQA from the coding sequence ATGAACGACGACGAGATGACGACTGGTCGGGATCCCCTGTGGCCCGGCGATTCGGGAACGCTCCACGAGCAATCACGACGCGCTCTGCTTGAACTCCTCAAGGGGCCGTACCTCTCGGGCGGTCAGCAGCCGCAGCTGTGGGTGGCGCTACGCGCCGATGAGACGGCGATCCGATCACGCCTTCACGATCTGTTCCTTGACCTTGTCGTGGACGACGTCGACGAGTTCGCCTTCGCCCGGAAAGTGCGCGGATCCGATCGTGACCTGCCGAGCGCACTCCGCACCGAACGACTCACATTCATCGACACCGCGATGCTGCTCGTACTGCGTCAGTTGCTGCTCGCATCAGGAGGTGAGCGCCGGGTGATCGTCGGGCAGGACGAGGTGTACGAGCGGCTCGCCGTGTACCGCGATGGCGACGATGAGGCGACCTTCACGCGCAATCTCAACGGCGCCTGGGGTCGCATGATGAATCGCTTCCGGGTCCTCCATGGGGCGGGTGAGGGTCGAGTCGAGGTGTCGCCGATGGTGAAGTTCATGATCGATGACGAGCAGGTGCGCGCCCTCACGGCCGTCTACCGGAGGATCGCGGGGGAGGAGCAGGCATGA
- a CDS encoding ATP-binding protein translates to MTATIELDDVNGQWRLAEIQVANWGTFDGAIYRFPVARRGHLITGPSGSGKSSLLDAIAAVLTPDKWLRFNAAAQGAGTRSDQRSIMSYVRGAWSRTTDEFEDRVVSAYLRPTATWSGILLRFENEIDRPVTLCRIFFARGTSTAAADLADLCLIERAPLDLREIEPFARSGIETRRVQAQWPDAVVSTGGSHAKFYSRLRALFGIPHDDALQLLHKTQSAKSLDSLDQLFREYMLERPTTFDLAQTAVDQFGELRDAHDHVVQLREQRDHLLRLRVESDAFDAAHEAAQAARILTDAVAPYRLRRGVELAHDELSEMRERLIGLRADAQLAREIADRIADDYDVAQRRTVELGGGDVVQLEHRIGTARIHAQQTEERAQRFARQLGAAGIHGVPSGTQEFAELMAEIDRMLSTSQNDAPGATYAQQDRLSRARGRRDRIDRAIDVLRRSGTSVPGPLLAVRDELCEATGLRASTLPFGAELIDVRPEFEAWTGAIERVLRPLALTMLVRSENLPSVRRWVDTNPVRARLVFEEVRTDAAPVRAARAPSSIVNRVRVSAGPFETWIASTLSDRFDFACVDHPDQLDDHSRAITINGQIKSSRTRYEKDDRVALDDRGHWVLGDHHAKLEALVAQRVDADLELGDARAVVDDANRRRDAARERLGALRAIREQSWRDLDVSAAASDVTSLEHNLRQLTRGDSDLQAAIADAAAARQSRDDSARRHEDARVAVRRQDERCRELEIMIEEETGAIASGDVMEVAAELRDALDARFRAVQRLITRTTIAEVAQEVTTRLIGERDRAMGNQTRAGNALQHLITEFSGRWPAVSVDLAPEIADRRGYLDLLDRIVAHGLPEYESRFLQLLRERSRDLIGELVSDILGAPREIEERVHPLNASLRRSFFDEGRFLKLRVKVRRSDTVTRFIKDLQSISAGSWGDDDHATAESRFETLAELMRRFASSDHIDRSWRSQCLDTRLHVTFLAEEIDEHGRVHATYDSGAAMSGGQQQKLVVFCLAAALRYRLAEPDDERTRFGTIVLDEAFDKADTRYTRMALDVFVEFGFHLVLATPQKLLQTIEPYVGAATSIENPTRKRSQLVTVRWSEERT, encoded by the coding sequence ATGACCGCGACGATCGAGCTCGATGATGTGAACGGCCAGTGGCGGTTGGCCGAAATCCAGGTCGCAAACTGGGGCACGTTCGACGGTGCGATTTACCGTTTTCCGGTTGCTCGTAGAGGGCACCTCATTACAGGGCCGTCCGGATCCGGCAAATCGTCTCTGCTCGACGCGATCGCCGCCGTCCTGACTCCCGACAAGTGGCTGCGATTCAACGCCGCCGCGCAGGGGGCCGGCACGCGCAGCGATCAGCGCAGCATCATGAGCTACGTGCGAGGCGCCTGGTCGCGTACGACCGACGAGTTCGAGGACAGGGTGGTCAGCGCATATCTGCGGCCCACCGCGACGTGGAGCGGCATACTCCTTCGATTCGAGAATGAGATCGATCGGCCCGTCACACTGTGCCGCATCTTCTTCGCCAGGGGCACGTCGACCGCAGCCGCTGATCTCGCCGATCTGTGCTTGATCGAGCGGGCACCACTCGATCTGCGCGAGATCGAGCCTTTCGCCCGCAGCGGGATCGAGACGAGGAGGGTGCAGGCTCAATGGCCCGACGCGGTGGTGTCAACGGGAGGTTCGCACGCGAAGTTCTACTCGCGCTTGCGTGCCTTGTTCGGCATCCCGCACGATGACGCTCTGCAATTGCTGCACAAGACGCAATCCGCCAAGAGCCTCGACAGCCTCGACCAGCTTTTCCGCGAGTACATGCTCGAGCGGCCCACAACCTTCGACCTTGCGCAGACCGCTGTCGACCAGTTCGGCGAACTGCGCGACGCCCACGACCACGTCGTCCAATTGCGCGAGCAGCGCGATCACCTGCTGCGACTACGAGTCGAGTCCGATGCCTTCGATGCGGCGCACGAAGCGGCGCAAGCCGCACGAATATTGACTGACGCGGTCGCGCCGTACCGTCTTCGTCGTGGAGTCGAGCTGGCGCATGATGAGCTCTCGGAGATGAGGGAGCGACTCATCGGCTTACGTGCCGACGCCCAGCTCGCCAGGGAGATCGCCGATCGCATCGCTGACGATTACGACGTCGCCCAGCGCCGCACGGTGGAGCTCGGCGGCGGCGATGTTGTGCAGCTCGAGCACCGCATCGGCACCGCCCGGATTCACGCGCAACAGACAGAGGAGCGCGCACAGCGGTTCGCCCGGCAGTTGGGCGCCGCGGGCATTCATGGTGTTCCGTCCGGCACGCAAGAGTTCGCCGAGCTGATGGCGGAGATCGATCGCATGCTCTCGACTTCCCAGAACGACGCTCCCGGTGCGACATATGCGCAGCAGGACCGGTTGTCCCGAGCCCGAGGTCGCCGGGACCGGATCGACCGCGCGATCGACGTGCTTCGCCGAAGCGGCACCAGCGTGCCCGGGCCGCTGCTCGCCGTGCGGGACGAGCTGTGCGAGGCGACGGGACTGCGGGCGTCTACGCTTCCCTTCGGCGCCGAGCTGATCGACGTCCGTCCCGAGTTCGAGGCGTGGACGGGCGCCATCGAACGCGTCCTTCGCCCCCTTGCCCTCACCATGTTGGTGAGGAGTGAGAATCTGCCGTCGGTGCGTCGCTGGGTCGATACGAACCCTGTGCGCGCTCGACTCGTTTTCGAAGAGGTGCGCACGGACGCTGCTCCAGTGCGAGCCGCCCGCGCGCCAAGTTCGATCGTGAACAGGGTCCGCGTATCGGCCGGCCCCTTTGAGACGTGGATCGCGAGCACCCTGTCCGACCGCTTCGATTTTGCCTGTGTGGATCACCCTGATCAGCTCGACGACCACTCCCGCGCGATCACGATCAATGGCCAGATTAAGTCGTCGCGAACGCGGTACGAGAAGGACGACCGTGTTGCGCTGGACGATCGCGGCCACTGGGTGCTGGGTGATCATCACGCGAAACTCGAGGCTCTCGTCGCTCAGCGCGTTGACGCAGATCTCGAGCTGGGCGACGCCCGTGCAGTAGTGGACGACGCGAACCGGCGACGGGATGCCGCGCGCGAACGCCTCGGAGCCCTTCGAGCTATTCGTGAGCAAAGCTGGCGGGATCTCGATGTGTCGGCGGCCGCGTCGGACGTGACGTCGCTAGAGCACAATCTCCGGCAGCTCACCCGCGGCGATAGCGATCTGCAGGCAGCGATCGCCGACGCTGCTGCGGCGAGACAGTCCAGAGACGACTCTGCCCGTCGGCACGAGGACGCGCGAGTTGCGGTGCGACGGCAGGACGAGCGTTGTCGCGAACTGGAGATCATGATCGAAGAGGAGACGGGGGCGATCGCTTCGGGCGACGTCATGGAGGTCGCCGCGGAACTAAGAGACGCACTGGATGCTCGCTTCCGCGCGGTGCAGCGCCTCATCACCCGCACGACGATCGCTGAGGTGGCCCAGGAGGTTACGACTCGACTCATCGGCGAGCGAGACCGCGCAATGGGTAATCAGACGAGAGCTGGAAACGCCCTGCAGCACCTGATCACCGAATTCAGTGGCCGCTGGCCAGCGGTCTCGGTCGATCTCGCTCCTGAGATTGCGGATCGTCGGGGCTATCTCGATCTTCTCGACCGAATTGTCGCGCATGGTCTGCCCGAGTATGAATCTCGATTCCTGCAACTGCTGCGCGAGCGCTCACGCGACTTGATCGGCGAGCTCGTCAGCGACATCCTCGGCGCTCCACGCGAGATCGAGGAGCGAGTGCATCCCCTAAATGCCTCTCTGCGGCGCTCGTTCTTCGACGAAGGACGCTTCCTCAAACTGCGCGTCAAGGTGCGGCGCAGTGACACTGTGACACGCTTCATCAAGGATCTGCAGTCGATTTCGGCGGGCAGCTGGGGGGACGACGATCACGCGACAGCGGAGTCTCGATTCGAGACTCTCGCGGAACTTATGCGGCGTTTCGCCTCCAGCGACCACATCGACCGAAGCTGGCGCTCTCAGTGCCTCGACACCCGACTGCACGTCACCTTCCTGGCGGAGGAGATCGACGAACACGGCCGCGTCCACGCGACGTACGACTCGGGGGCGGCCATGTCAGGCGGGCAGCAGCAGAAACTTGTTGTGTTCTGCCTTGCGGCGGCCTTGCGTTACCGGCTCGCCGAGCCCGACGACGAACGCACCAGGTTCGGCACGATCGTGCTCGATGAAGCCTTCGACAAAGCCGATACCCGTTACACGCGAATGGCGCTCGACGTCTTCGTCGAATTCGGCTTCCATCTCGTACTGGCGACGCCGCAGAAGCTGCTGCAGACCATCGAGCCCTACGTCGGCGCGGCGACGTCGATTGAGAACCCCACCCGTAAGCGTTCGCAGCTGGTGACGGTCCGATGGAGCGAAGAGCGGACATGA